The nucleotide window GGGTCGGCATCGTGATGGGTTCGGACTCGGACTGGCCGGTGATGCGGGAGGCCGGTGACGCGCTGGACGAATTCGGCATCGACTGGGCCGCCGACGTGGTGTCCGCGCATCGGATGCCGGAGGCGATGGTCGAATACGGCCGGACCGCGCACACCCGCGGACTCGAGGTGATCATCGCGGGTGCCGGTGGTGCCGCGCATCTGCCCGGCATGCTCGCCTCACTCACCCCGCTGCCGGTGATCGGCGTCCCGGTGCCGCTGAAATACCTGGACGGTATGGACTCCCTGCTGTCGATCGTGCAGATGCCGGCCGGGGTGCCGGTGGCGACGGTGTCGATCGGCAACGCCCGGAACGCTGGCCTGCTGGCCGCCCGCATCCTGGCCGCCGGCGACGCGTCCCTGACCCAGGCCATGATCGACTTCCAGGATCGGCTGCGGGAAGCTGCCGAGGCCAAGGGCGAGAAGGTACGAGCCCAGCAGGGCTGAGATGATCAAGGAACTGCTGGCCGGCGCGGCCATCCTGCCGCGAGCCTTCCAGTTGGTGACCGCACGACGACAGCTCTTCCTGCTCGGAGCGCTGCCACCGCTGATCACCTCGGTGATCTTCCTGGCGGTGTTGATCACTCTGATCAGCAACCTGCACACACTACTTCCCTTCCTGGCTTCGTTTTCCGACGACTGGGTTGCCGGTTTGCACCTGACGATCGAGATCGCGTTCGGCGTCGGCCTGGTCGGCGGACCGATGTTGATCATGGTTCTGGTGTTCACCGCGATCACCCTGCTGATCGGCGCGCCCGCCTACGACAAGATCGCCGAACTCACCGAGGCGGAGCTGGGGCACGCGCCCGCCGATACCGCGGACGCGCCGCTGCTGCGATCCGCCGGTCGGGCGATCCGGCAGTCGCTGGCGCTGGTGGCCGTCTCGGTGGCGGGTGCGATCGTGTTCGCGCTGCTCGGCTTCATCCCGGTGATCGGGCAGACCGTGATCCCGGTGCTGTCGACCGTCTTCGGCAGTTGGCTGCTCTGCATCGAGTTGCTGTCGCCGGCCTTCGAACGTCGCGGCCGGCTCCGGATCGCCGATCGTCGGGCCGCGATGGGGCAGCACCGCATGCGGACCCTCGGCTTCGCGATCCCGACCTTCCTGCTGCTGGCGATCCCGTTCGTGGCGGTCCTGGTCTTCCCGGCGGCCACCGCCGGCGGCACGATCCTGGCTCGCGAAGTCCTCCCCAACGACGAGAGACTCTGCTAAGTTCCGGCGGGTGGCGACTTCACAGACTTCACGCAGACGTAGTCGGATGCTTGCCGCAGCGGGGATTCTCGCCGCGTCGAGCCTGGTGATCGCACCCGTGACCGCGCAGGCACAGCCCGCCGCGCACGGCTCGCCGAGGCACAATGCCTCGGCGAACGCGGGCCATGCCGGCAACACCGGCCGGCTCAAACCCCGTACCCAGTTCACCATGAAGCCGGACGGCTCCAGCGGCCTGCGGGCCGACGGTGAGGGCATCCCCAACATCGATTCGGTCAAGTCGACCATCCGCACCTACTACGGCGACGACGGCGACGGCACCGCGAACCGCACCTCCTCGCCGTACATCACCGAGATGAATCGGATCGCCGACCGCGAGGAACGCAAGCTGCAGCAGCAGTATCGGCAGGCCAAGCGGCACGGCGACAAGCCGGCCCTGGTGTTCGACGCCGACGACACCACGCTGTGGACCTACGACATGGAGGCCGGGGCGATGAAGTTCGTCTACGACCCGGTGTTGCAGGACCAGTGGGTGCAGGACGAACGCTTCGCGGCAACGCCAGCGATGGTCCGACTGGTCAACCGGGCGCAGCAGTTGGGCTTCACGATCTTCGGACTGACCGGCCGCAACGATGATCAGAAGGCCGCCACCGTGGCCAACCTGAAGAAGGTCGGCTATCGCGGATTCACCGCCGATCGCTTCTACACCAAGTGGACCGGCAAGGGTGATTCGCAGCAGCCGAGCTACATCACCTGTGCTGCGGTCAAGTGCACAACGGTCGAGTACAAGGCCCTGACCCGCAAGCACATCGAAGCGCTCGGCTACGACATCGTCGCCAACTTCGGTGATCAGTGGTCCGACCTGCAGGGCGGCTATGCCGATCATGTGGTCAAGCTGCCGAACCCGACCTACTACCTGCCGTCTCCGGATCTTCCCGGCAAGCACGAGCCGTGGCTTGCACCCCGGACCCGCTTCACCATGCGGCCGGACGGTTCCAGCGGACTGCGGCCCGACGGTGACGGCATCCCCAACATCGATTCCGTCAAGTCCACCATCCGCAGCTACTACGGAGACACCGGCAACGGCCTTGCCAACAAGGAATCCTCGCCCTACGTCACCGAGCTGACCAAGATCATCAAGCGGCAGCAGCCTTCGGTGATCCACCGCTGCTGGCGGGAGAGCACCCGCGGCGGCAACCCGGCGCTGGTGCTGGACGCCGATGACACCACCTTGTGGACCTACGACATGGAGGCCGGGGCGATGAACTTCGTCTACGACCCGGTGCTGCAGGACCAGTGGGTGCAGGACGAGCGATTCCCTGCCACACCAGGGATGGTGGCGCTGGTGAACGCGGCCCAGCATGCCGGCTGCACGATCATCGGGCTGACCGGACGCAACGATGATCAGAAGGCGGCCACCGTACAGAACTTGATCAACGTCGGCTACAACGGTTTCACCAAGGACGACTACTACACCAAGTGGACCGGCAAGGGTGACTCCCAGCAGCCGAGCTACATCCACTGCGCCGAGGCCAGGTGCACCACCATCGAATACAAGTCGCAGACCCGTGCCTACGTGGAATCCAAGGCAGGTGGCGATTACGACGTGGTGGCCAACTTCGGTGATCAGTTCTCCGACCTGATCGGCGGCCACGCCGACCGCACGGTCAAGCTTCCCAACCCCACGTACTATTTGCCGTAAACGCCGGCTCGCTTCGCTCGCACGGGGACGACCCCCGGACCCCCGGGCGTGGCCACTTCCACAGATCAACTCCACTCGGCCGCTCCGCGACCGGCGGCATACGCGGCCGCGGGTGCGTTCCCCAAGTTTTGTGGGCTCAGAAGTCGCGACGTTGCTTCGCTTATTCGGCTTCGTCCCAGGGGAGTTCGCCGGACTCGGTCGGGGTCAGTGGGATCACGATCACCGGGCGGGGCTGCCGGTGGGTCAGGTGCGCGGCGACCGAGCCGCCGAAGAATTCGGCCAGGCCGGCGCGGAAGCCGGGTCGGCGGGTGCCGACCATGATCATGTACGCCTGCTCCTGCTCGGCCAGCTCGGCCAGCGCGATCGCGGGTTCGCCGATCGGCCGCCGGAATTCGACCGGCACCTCCTTGGCGCCGCAGGTCTCGGCCAGTCGCTGCTGCAGTTCCTCCGGGAACGGAGTCGGCTCGTCGACGATGTCGGGGTCCAGCGGCATCGTCATCAGGGTGCCGTCGGCCCCCTCGAACATGGCCATCTGGCCGGTGTCGACGAACGCGCACAGCACCCGAGCGCCGAGTTTTCGGGCCAGTTTGACCGCGTGTTTGATGACGAGGTCGGGTTGCCCGGGGGTGACGCCGACGACGATGGTCGGTGTGGCCGGGCCGGTCTGATCGTTCATGAGGCCTCCCTGCGCTGGCTGGGACAAGCGTAGGCCGATCATTGCACGGCTCACCGGGTACGAGGCCGGCGCGCGCAGCAGTGTCGGGAGCAGAAATCTCAGCCGGCCGCACCCGTCGAAACGGGCTGAACCGGTTCGGTAGTGTGACTCCGGGCACCGGCGACCGTGGTGCCTTTCCCTTTGCGCACCAAGGAGATTTGATGCCGACACTAGGTACCGACAAGCTGTCGGTCCAGCTCTACACCCTCCGCGAGGCACTCACCGACGACGTCGACGGCACGCTCGGCCGGATCGCCGAGATCGGCTACAAGCTGGTCGAGCCGTTCGGCTTCCAGAAGTTCTTCGACGGACTGTCCTCCGCCCTGCCGAAGTACGGTCTGAGCGCCCCGACCACGCACAGCAGCCTGGTCGATGCCGACGTCGACGACGTGTTGGCCGCGGCCAAGGAACTGGGCATCCAGACCGTGATCGATCCGCACACCGATCCGGCCCGCTGGCAGGACGCCGACGACATCGCCAAGATCGCCCAGTCACTGAACGCCGCCGCCGAGAAGGCTGCCGCCCTCGGCCTGACCGTCGGCTACCACAACCACGCCTTCGAGCTGGAGTCGGTGATCGACGGCAAGCACGGCCTGGAGATCCTGGCCGACAACCTCGCCCCGGAAGTGATCTTGGAGGTCGACACCTACTGGGCCGCCGGTGGCGGCGCCGACGTACCGGCACTGCTGGGCAAGCTCGGCGATCGGGTGCAGGCGCTGCACATCAAGGACGGCGACGGCTCCAAGGACGTCAAGAAGCAGGTCGCCGTCGGCGACGGATCGCTGCCGGTGTGGGACTACATCAACGCGGCCCCGAACATGAAGTACGGCGTGGTGGAGCTCGACGACAGCGCCGGTGACCGGTTCGTCGCGGTCGCCGACAGCTTCGCCTACCTGACCGGAAAGGCGGCGTGATCATGGCAGGCAGCGGACCCGTCGGCGTCGGCATCATCGGCGCCGGCACCATCAGCAAGACCTATCTGGAGAATCTCACCTCGTTCCCCGACGTCGAGGTGCTGGCCATCGGCGACATCGTCACCGACGCGGCCCAGGCCAAGGCCGAGGAGTTCGGCATCGGCACCCACGGCGGCCCGGACGCCGTTCTCGATCATGACGGTGTCGAACTGGTGATCAACCTGACCATCCCGGCGGTGCACGCCGAGGTGGCGACCTCGGCCATCCAGGCCGGCAAGCACGTCTTCAACGAGAAGCCGCTGGCCATGGAACGCGTCTCGGCCAAGGCGTTGCTGGACGCGGCCGAGGCCGCCGGCCTGCGGGTCGGCTGCGCGCCGGACACCTTCCTGGGCAGCGGTCTGCAGGAAGCGCGCAAGATCATCGAACGCGGTGACATCGGCCAGCCGTTGAGCGCGCTGACGCTGATGCAGAGCCCGGGACCGGAGTCCTGGCACCCGAATCCGGCCTTCCTCTTCCAGGAGGGTGCCGGCCCGCTGTTCGACATCGGCCCGTACTACTTCACCGCCCTGGTGCAGTTCTTCGGTGCCGCCGAGTCGGTGGCGGCGGTTGGCTCCAAGTCGCGGGAACAGCGGGTGATCGGCTCCGGCCCCAAGGCCGGCGAGACCTTCGACGTGACCGTGCCGACGCACGTCAGCGCCGCGGTCCGCTACGCCAGCGGCCAGTCCTCGCAGACGATCCTGTCCTTCGACTCGGCGGCGCGCCGGGTGTTGTTCGAGGTCAACGGCACCGAGGGCACGCTGGCGGTGACCGATCCGAACACCTTCGACGGTGAGCTCAAGATCATCGGCCGCTCCGA belongs to Microlunatus elymi and includes:
- the purE gene encoding 5-(carboxyamino)imidazole ribonucleotide mutase; the encoded protein is MVETPARVGIVMGSDSDWPVMREAGDALDEFGIDWAADVVSAHRMPEAMVEYGRTAHTRGLEVIIAGAGGAAHLPGMLASLTPLPVIGVPVPLKYLDGMDSLLSIVQMPAGVPVATVSIGNARNAGLLAARILAAGDASLTQAMIDFQDRLREAAEAKGEKVRAQQG
- a CDS encoding EI24 domain-containing protein; the encoded protein is MIKELLAGAAILPRAFQLVTARRQLFLLGALPPLITSVIFLAVLITLISNLHTLLPFLASFSDDWVAGLHLTIEIAFGVGLVGGPMLIMVLVFTAITLLIGAPAYDKIAELTEAELGHAPADTADAPLLRSAGRAIRQSLALVAVSVAGAIVFALLGFIPVIGQTVIPVLSTVFGSWLLCIELLSPAFERRGRLRIADRRAAMGQHRMRTLGFAIPTFLLLAIPFVAVLVFPAATAGGTILAREVLPNDERLC
- a CDS encoding universal stress protein, with the translated sequence MNDQTGPATPTIVVGVTPGQPDLVIKHAVKLARKLGARVLCAFVDTGQMAMFEGADGTLMTMPLDPDIVDEPTPFPEELQQRLAETCGAKEVPVEFRRPIGEPAIALAELAEQEQAYMIMVGTRRPGFRAGLAEFFGGSVAAHLTHRQPRPVIVIPLTPTESGELPWDEAE
- a CDS encoding HAD family acid phosphatase — encoded protein: MLAAAGILAASSLVIAPVTAQAQPAAHGSPRHNASANAGHAGNTGRLKPRTQFTMKPDGSSGLRADGEGIPNIDSVKSTIRTYYGDDGDGTANRTSSPYITEMNRIADREERKLQQQYRQAKRHGDKPALVFDADDTTLWTYDMEAGAMKFVYDPVLQDQWVQDERFAATPAMVRLVNRAQQLGFTIFGLTGRNDDQKAATVANLKKVGYRGFTADRFYTKWTGKGDSQQPSYITCAAVKCTTVEYKALTRKHIEALGYDIVANFGDQWSDLQGGYADHVVKLPNPTYYLPSPDLPGKHEPWLAPRTRFTMRPDGSSGLRPDGDGIPNIDSVKSTIRSYYGDTGNGLANKESSPYVTELTKIIKRQQPSVIHRCWRESTRGGNPALVLDADDTTLWTYDMEAGAMNFVYDPVLQDQWVQDERFPATPGMVALVNAAQHAGCTIIGLTGRNDDQKAATVQNLINVGYNGFTKDDYYTKWTGKGDSQQPSYIHCAEARCTTIEYKSQTRAYVESKAGGDYDVVANFGDQFSDLIGGHADRTVKLPNPTYYLP
- a CDS encoding sugar phosphate isomerase/epimerase family protein, which gives rise to MPTLGTDKLSVQLYTLREALTDDVDGTLGRIAEIGYKLVEPFGFQKFFDGLSSALPKYGLSAPTTHSSLVDADVDDVLAAAKELGIQTVIDPHTDPARWQDADDIAKIAQSLNAAAEKAAALGLTVGYHNHAFELESVIDGKHGLEILADNLAPEVILEVDTYWAAGGGADVPALLGKLGDRVQALHIKDGDGSKDVKKQVAVGDGSLPVWDYINAAPNMKYGVVELDDSAGDRFVAVADSFAYLTGKAA
- a CDS encoding Gfo/Idh/MocA family protein, coding for MAGSGPVGVGIIGAGTISKTYLENLTSFPDVEVLAIGDIVTDAAQAKAEEFGIGTHGGPDAVLDHDGVELVINLTIPAVHAEVATSAIQAGKHVFNEKPLAMERVSAKALLDAAEAAGLRVGCAPDTFLGSGLQEARKIIERGDIGQPLSALTLMQSPGPESWHPNPAFLFQEGAGPLFDIGPYYFTALVQFFGAAESVAAVGSKSREQRVIGSGPKAGETFDVTVPTHVSAAVRYASGQSSQTILSFDSAARRVLFEVNGTEGTLAVTDPNTFDGELKIIGRSDDDWTSVAKTTELSSRGTGALEMARAIREGRPHRATGAQAYHVLDVMESVAEAATSGNYVTIDSTFDRPDPLPEDWDPKAKTL